AGTCAGGATCGGTACCGCTGATTACTGAGGCAGTTTCGGCGCTGTCTGATTATGGATTTCCCACAGGCTAATTCCGCAGCTCTCGCAGAAACCAGCCAGGTAATCCAGTCCGGACCACTCCCGTATACCGCCCCGCGCAGCCTCAACAAAAACCGCAACGTTTTTATCTCGCCATAGTCCGAACAGGCGCCACCCTCCACCGTCGGCATTTTTTACAGCCACAATGCGGGTCAGAACACCGGCCTGATGCAGTTCAGTAAATGCGGGCTTCTTTCTGGTTATCATTCGCATGACTACAAACCTGTGTTTTGTTGATAACAAATGTCGTGTTTGATTTTTATAGCTCCACCATCAAGCAGCATCTCTGCCCACGCTCATTTCTGACAGGCTGGCCCCTGTAAGGGCCTCAGAGAGTTTATGCTTTGAAGATGATGTTGGAACACCGAAGAAAACACTGTATATTATAACAGTATCAATCGGAGGTGTGGCTAGGGATGTAGTGCTGGATTTTTATATTCAAAAGATTGTAAAATCGCGAAGATACCTCTTTTGTATTTACCATCACTCAGACTCACTTATGTGCGTTTGTGGCGGTAGCGTGCCAGAAAAATCCTTGCAAAGGTCCCTCTCCATCTCTTTTCGTATCCGTTAATTACTGATGAGCGTTTATTGCATTCAAACTAACGCAAAGAGTATTTTCAACGATATTAAACGATTTTAATTTCAGAGATGTAAACCATGAGAAATAGAACAGGTTTAAAGTATGCATTATATATATTATCTTTATGGCTCTTGTTCATATCTTTATTTATAATGTCATATGACAAAAAATTCTTTTCATCTGCATTGAACTATTTTAATGATAGAGATGCGATGATTCTATTATCTAAAATAACCCCAAAAAACATAGTTTTTGCCTCAAGTTTTATAATGATATTGGCTGGCATATTCATATTCCTTTATTTACTATTTTCGTTTAGAGCGGGATGGTCTGTCGCCTGCACGGTCTCCGATGTAAAAAATGAAAGTCATGAGCACTTGGAGTTTTTAACTACTTATGTTATGCCGCTGGTTTTTACTGATGTTAACAGCAAAAGGACAATGCTCAACCTATTGATAATGATTGTGGCTATAGGGATGATTTATGTGAAAACCAATCGGTTTTATTCAAACCCTTCACTTGCATTACTTGGGTTTAGAATATTTAGAGCTAAAATACATGACAGAGGGGCAAAGGAATTTGTAATAATATGCCACGGAGAAATTGACGACAGCAGCACAATTAGATATATAAGACTTGATAATAATACATGCCTAGCAAAAATTACCTAATACCGAGGGTTTTATGTTTACAGCAATCGACAACATAGTAAATTCCGTTAATTTATCAGGCGAAGCTTACTTCGTCGCAGATTCCCAAGGTCAACTTAACGCATATAGAGTTGCACTTGAGCCAGGTGCTGAACGCAAGTTAACACTTTCATTTAGCCAGTCCTTAATAAGGGATGTTATTAATCCTAATGTTGGTCAGAATGCATTACCACTTGTATCCTCACTATTAAATAGAGATAAGCAGGTTCATGAATATGACCATTTAGCAATTAACTACCTTCCCCCGGCACTAGCAATGATGGCTAACGTGCTTAACTTTGGAGTTAATAACGCACCACCAGTTTTTGATTTTGCTCAACAAGACCTTTCTTCCGTTAAAGGGATTATCTATTACCTTAGTGATGGGCAAGGAAATGATGTTGTTGTTTACCAACACAAATACCCAATTTCGTTGCATAAGAAAACAAAGCTATCATATTTCTCAGCAAACGGAAGGACGTTGGATGAAGTTAGCCACGACAGCATTGACATCAATGGAAACGTCGATTTCTTCTACTTTAACAATAAATATTATGCATTAAACATCAGTCTACTTGAAAGGGCTTATGGACTTGAGCAAGTGATCAATAATCTTGCAGCAAATGCAACACCACACATAATCGCTTTGAATATTTTGGATGTAGCAGGTCAGCAGAACCCTCTAGATATTTTTAATGACATGCATAAAAACAGAAACTTCATGCGTAGGCTCGCAACTACCGCAAACAGCCCTTTGCTACAAAATGGGACTGTAACTATTGCTAGCATACAAACACTAATACAAAACTTCCCAGTCTTAGGTAGAAATATCATTTTTAACCAAACTGGATTGATAGAATTGTCATCACAGAAACAAAAGCTATATTTCATCCGACTATTGAATAATGAGGCATCTTTCACTGCACTCAATCAAGAACCATTCCTTGCAGTTGGAAAAGACTCAGCAGCATAATCTTCATTATCCAAAATGGTCGAATTTAATTTTCATAAAGCACACTACATAAATTCACCTCAGTTATATTTTCGTTCAACGTGTTTTTCAATATGATGTTGGGATTTTCGCTAGTGGTGTGCCGGGATCTCCCCGGCGTTTTTCTACCTGATTGAGTACAATACTAACTACGGCAGGCCAGAAACATTAGGAACATCCACCAGCAGGAGGCCTTCCAGTTCCTGCAGCCGTTTGCAGGCGTATTCGAGTGATGGATCCACTATTTGGCCTCCGGCGCTGGAGCTGCGGCTAGCATTGCTGCCCAGCATAAGCGTGCACGCTCGGCAGCCTGCTCGCATCCGCTCATGTCTTGATACGCGTCCCATATTGCCGGGTCGCTAAATGACTCGTCTGGCTCAGATTCAAACCCATTGACTACCATGTCCTCTGTCGGCTCGATGGGAACCAACTTCCAACCATCCGGAATTACCGGATAGTTCGGCACGCTGTCCGCTGGCGGGGTGGTGTAGAGCTTTGTTCCTACTGGCATATCCCAAGGCTCCTCAATCCAGCCAACGGCTTTTTCGCCGTCTTCCGGGTCGATATAAACGACTCCAATAGGGCTATAATCCATCACCGCCAGCGCGATTTGTGCCAGCGCCTCAGTCTCTGCCAGACTTAACTCATCACGGATAGGAAACGATGTAGAAATCTCTTCCAATCGCTTTCTTGTGAACTTCTCAATCAGATTTTTCATCCGCACACCGCCGATACGTTAGATGGAAATTGGATCTGTTCTGCGGCAAGCCCATCCAGCCTTTGGGCTACACGTAACGGATCATCACGCGAAGCGTCGATTTGATCGGTTATGCCTCCGTCAACGATGTATATCCCATGGTCGCCCATCGCGTAAAATGTTAGTCGGTCAGATGGGCATTCAGCCAGCAGCTTGTTGACCTTGGCCACCCAGGCTTTTTCTGATTTTGTCAGCTTCACTTCTGCGCCTCCCACTTAACCCCGGCAGCGTCGAGGGCTGCACGTGCGATCGTCACAGCATGGTCAGGCCCGTAGGTTTCATCAGGATCAGCCACACGGGTAAGCAGCTGACGCACGGCTTCAGCGAGGCGCTGATTAATCTCAGGCTGGCAGTCCCGCGCTTTGCCGTCGGCAATAGCATCGTTGTAGCCTTTAGCCCACAGGGGGTTTTTAGTAACCCCACCTCTTACCGCAACCTCCACACCTCCCACTTGAGTGAATATATCCCAGGTTTCAGGTAGTACTGATGGCTGTGCGGCGGTGTAGAGTCTGGTTTCGCATAGCTCATGCTTGTTAATATCCTCTTCGGAATATGCGATGATTCCCCGCAGGCTCGGGCGACCTATCCGTCCCTCTGCCCGGTCGCTCTTATCGCTTATCAGGTACGCCACCGGCTCACCCGCTGCCGCATCGCGCCGGGCGATCTCTGCCCGATATTCATCCCGCTCACGCTCTGCCGACTCCAGTCGATCAATCAGTGGGAACAGGTCACGCAATGGGACGGTCAGTACCTTAAATCCGTTTTTTTCTGCCGCTTCCGCATAACCACGCATTTGTTTAATCAGGTCGATGTCTTTCATGGCTGCACCTTCCCATAATCAGCGGCCTGCTCAATCAGTTCTTTAGCATCCACGATGAAAGTGTGCACCGTCTCCATGCCACCTACCTTTCCACCACAAAGGCGATGACCACCACTGTTGTCTCCAATGCACAGAGAGAACCCGCCGGATTGGCTGCGAACGACTTCGATTATGACTTTTCCTGCTGGAAGATTGCTCATGACTGCTCTCCTGCGCGGATTCGTGCGGCGAAGCTGCGTAACTCTCTCTCAGCCAAAAGGGCTGAATCCGTGGGGCAAGTCGTGTCGCTTAGGCCGCGCTTTAAATCGCTTAGCTTTTTATCGGAAAGATTGAAAATCGCGTATGCAATGTTATTTGCGGCGTACAACATCACATCACGTGCATTCTCTTTCTCAGCAGCCAGCGCCCGCACCTGCTCACCCAGCACATCACGCTCAACGTAAACGGCCATAGCCGCCTCAGCACTGCGCCGATCCGCAAAGTCGGCCAGAGCCTCACTCTCGCCATTCACGTCCCGCGCATACAGCGTCCAGAACTCAGCGTCCTGGTCTTCAACCTGATCAACGTCCAGGCCGTTATCAACGCAGCCGGCAACGTAGTATTTTTCGCTCATATTTTTCTCCAGCCTGTAACGGTCAACCAGAATGGTTTACTACAGGTGTTATCAACTAAATTGGTTGCGCAGCAACTGCGGCACGCTGGTGGTGATGGCCGTTATGCTGCTGAAAAGGTGGGGGTGGCTGATCTATTTACTGGACGCAGTTTTAGCCTGCTGATACTCGCTGCCGAGGATCTCAACGCCGCCGGCAGCTGGATCAGGTTTTGCACCGGTACTGAAGTAGATGGCGTCGTCGCGCCGGAAGTAGGTGCAGCCGGTAAGGAACAGCATTCCCCAGTCAAGACCTACCGACTGCAGGAACGAGTCCCGTTTAACGGTTATCAATGGTTTCTGCTCCTTCCACAGAGCGGCCAGCGCTTTGTGCTCATCTCCCATCCCTTTAGGCGCTTTGGCGCGCGGCCAGGCGGCGTACCCGGTCTGTTCGGTTGGCTTTGTCCACAGAGCCGGATCCCCATACGCTGCGCCGTCGAACCGTACGCCATAGAGATATGCGCAGGTCAGATCGTTTTTGAACACCGGCTTGGCACCGAACAGGGCCGCAAAGGTTGCTGCCTGCTGGATCAGTTCAGCTTCCTGCTGATCCATCTCGTTCCAGGCGGTCAGCGCTGCAGGCGTGCTGAATTTATAGAAGCTCACAGGATGTCTCCTTTCAGCTCGTTGAAGCGCTGCAGGAACAGCACACGCGCCTGGCGCGGAGTGAGCGGGGCAACGATAAAGTCAGCGCAGGGGATGCCCTCCAGCACCGGCCACGGCGTGCCGTCGTCCATATCGAAGTCGCGGCGCTCGGTAGCCAGCATAATCAGGTCGGCGTACTTAACAGGCGTGGACATTGCGGCCGGCAGACCGAACTTATCGCGGATCAACTGATCGACGCGGCGCTCAACCGCCCGGTAGTCCGGCAGCAGCGCTTTCAGCGGTGAGCTGACGTCGCCGCAGTAAGCCTCCGCCGCATCGTGCAGAAGGGCTTCCAGCGCGAATTCACGCGGCACCAGCAGGCTGACGTGAACCGAATGCTGCGCCACGCTGTAGAACTGCTCAAGATGGCCGGTGAAGCGGCACAGATTGGACAGCGCCGCGGCGATATCCTCGATGCTGATGGTGGCCGGGTCGGTATCGGTAAAGCGAAAATGCTGGCCGGAAAGGGTGTTAATCCAGGTCATTGCGGATCCTTAATTGCTGCCCGGCGCGCAACACCGGCGCAGAACACTGCGCGGCGCCGGCACCATTTGATGTTTTGTCCGGCGGGTTGCCGGGCCGCCTGCAGCCACTGGTGAGCGGCTTCGGCAAAATCGCCGCTGCGCTCGGTCTCAGCGGCCAGCTGGGCGGCGTCATTTGGAAGTGGCATAGATGCTCCAGAAACTCACGGCCGGGGCTGCGTGCCCGGCGTCAGAAGGGAATATCGTCGTCGAAGTCCTGCACCGGGGGCTGCTGCTGGTTGCGGCCGCCAGAGGCGCGCTGCAGGTTCGACTGCGGCTGCTGATGATTCTGCTGGCCGCCCAGCATTGAACGCTGCTGATTGCCAGCCGGGCCGCCAACAGGACCGCTGCCACCCTGCTGGCGCTCGTCTTTGTCGCTGAGCGTTTCAACCAGCTTATCGACCGTCTCAGCGGGCATACCCTCGATGCCCTCTTTGTAGGTCTTGCGGGTTTTCGTTCCGAACGCCTGGCGGATCTCGAAGCGGTACCCGTCGGCGCCGTTATTTTTGGTGTAGAGCACTTTCTGCAGGACGAAGCCGATCGGCTTGCCCTCCAGCTCTTTACAGTGGTATTCCGTTTCGTTCTGGCTGTTCACCTGCTCCGTGGCGTGCAGGGCCTTAACGTTTGTAAGCCCCATGATCGCCTGAATCATGGCGTTGCCGCCCTGCAGCGGATTACCGTCGCGGCCGACATAGGACACGCGCAGAAAGTTAATCGGGCCTACGTCAGCGTCCAGCGAGAACTCCATTGACTCTGATTTCGAGTTAGCGTCACGGGAAGTGGTGAAAAGGGCAGTACGAATAATGCCGGTGTACGCGCCTGACTCGGAAGCACCGGAGGGCCCCGCTTTTTTGGCTTCATCCTGGTTAAACGTGAAGAGTGGTTGCATGGTGGTGTGACTCCTTAATTCAGTTCGTAGTAATCCCGGATCGCCGCGTCGATGGCGTTCAGGTCGTTGTCTATCTGGAAGCTGTCAAACAGGCCGATCGGCGATTTAACCGGGTCGGTGCCATCTGACTGCGTGGTGAACTGGTAGCGGCCGTCGGTGACCTGGGTGCGCAGGGCGATGGTGAACATGCCCTCAACGGTGATCTTCTCGTCCAGCATCTTGCCGATGGTCTTCATCTTGATGCGGCCGGCGGCGGTCTCTTCGGTGTGAGCCAGGAAGTAAACGATCAGGTCGTCTTCCGCATGCTGCGCGGCTTTCACCACATCCCACGCGCCGCCGCCGATCTCAGTGAATTTTTCGAAAGATTTTTCACTGCGGCGCCGCATGAAAGAGTTACCCATCACGTACTGAAAATCGTCGATAACGACGTACTTCTTACCTGCGCGGCGGGCAAAATTGATAATCGTCACGAGGTCAGCAGCCAGGTCTGTATGAAAGACGTTGCCTGTCCTAGCGGTAAAATCGCGCGGCTGCCAGCCCTTAGATTTGAACGGCAGGCGCTTATTTTCGGGGTTAACGAGAAAGCCCTCGTCAGGGTTGAGTTTCATCATGCTGGCCGACTTACCGGAGCCTGATTCACCGAGGATAAGTACCGGGATCCCCATATCAACCTCCGGGCCGCTTCAGGTAATGCTGGAACGTGAATCTCTGATCTTCGTCCAGGTCCATATTTTCGAGGCACCACCGCACATATTTCTGGTCAGTCGCCCCGATTTTTTCGAAGGTTTCGCCCTTATGCTTGCCGAAGCGGATGGCATGAAGCAGCGAAGGGAGGGAGCTGATTTCCCGCATCTGCGCGATGGTGAAACGGGCGTGGCGGTTAATCTCGATCAGCACCGCTGCCGTGACGTAGCAGTCATACAGTGCGCGGTGGGCGTGCAGCCCCTCCGGCACATTGGCATTAACGCCGAGGTGGTAACGCATGAACTGGTTACCGTGGCTCTCCAGCTCCGGCCAGAGCTTGCGGGACAGCTTCATGGTGCATATCCACGGTGCAGTAATCTGCGGAAGCTTGCTGCGGTCGAAACGGGCGTTGTGCGCCACGTAGACGTCAGCGCCGAGGTAACGGTCAATAACGGCGTCAATCGGCGGGGCGTCTGCCACGTCTGCTTCGGTGATGTGGTGGAGCGCCATAGCAGCAATGCTGATCGGCTCCGGCGGCTTCACGTAGTCGCTCATCGGGTTGCAGATAACGCCGTCGATGATGTCGACACTGGCGATTTCACACACGCCACCTTCGAGGCTGGTGGTTTCGGTATCAATAATGCGTAAGGTGGTCATGTTGTCCTTCCGTCAGTGAGTCGGCGGCAGCTTCGCGCTGCGCCAGCTGGTGGGCGAGTTGGTGCAGCTCGGCGGGGCCGATCTGGTTCTGCAGGCAGATTTGCAGGATTACGTCGTGCGCGACCTCCTGCATCCATTCATGGATCTGCAGCGACGTGGGGATCAGCGTTATTTCCATCCGATACACATCCCCACGAATACGGCCAGCACGCCGATCAGCGGCAGCAGCCAGACGCGCCGCCGAGGATGGAAGTCAGCACCGGTCAGCCGGTGGATGAACTGCGATTTGTGGATCTGGTTCATTGTGAGAACCTCCGGCGCACCTGCAGGCGCTTATTGGACGGCAGGCGGATAGTTTGCTGGTAGAAAGCGGCGCAACCTCTGTCCGTGCAGAAGTCGTCATACTCGGAGTGGTTCCAGTGGGTGATGGTGCGCCTCTGAACGTCTTCCGGATCCCGGAACTTCCCGCAGTAGCGGCACATCACCGAGTTGATATGTTCGGTGCCGGCCTCCAGCACCGTGCACTGCAGATGCGACTGCGTGCTGCCGTCGGGCAGGGTGTAATCGACGAAGGTCTCGTCGTTGCCCTTATAGTTCGGGCTGATGCGACAACCGGTAAAGGTGACCAGCTGAGTGCCGATCCGGATTGGCGTGCCCGGCGGTAGTTCGGCCAGGCGCTGCGCGGTTAATTTGGGGATGGGTTGCATGATCACCTCCGTGAAAAGGGCGAAAAAAAGCCCCCGAGGCGGGGGCGAACAGACTACACACAGCAATGGGTGGGGTTGCAGAGACAGCAGGCGTGCCTGCTCGCCAACGCTTGTTTTAGGCCTTATGACCGCAGCCAGGTAAGCTCCTGACAATTTAACTGCCTCCACAACGGGGAGAGCGCTGCATTTGACCACCTTGCGCCGCGTTGCCCGTAACGTCGCCTTTGCGACCTCACTACCTTGCCGCCAGGGGGAGTTACACAGGTGCTGGCCACATATCCGGCGCAGCGCTCTTTCCGTTGTATGCCGGGGTGATGCCCGGCGTCGTACCGCCTTTACTTTTAAGCCCAATGTGCTGCTGTGGTTCTCCGGGCTTGCCCTGGTGAGGCTTACTTCGCTGGTGCCGATGCTAAGGCTGTGCAGAACTCCTTGAAGCTCAGAACCTCTTCACCTTTTTCCAGACTGTCAAAATATTCTTCGTATGCTTTATCCACGATAATTCCTCATTTTTGCAGCGATATGTCGTTAATTTGCTTGACGCTGCGCTATCGCAGCTCAAAGAAAACTTAATCACCACGCTGTCCGCTGCATGCCTGGGGTGCCTTAACCCCATGAGGTCAGGGAGCGCCAGGGTGCTGAGTTCGGGCCTCTCGGCCGCCAGCGCGGTGACTGATATTCGTATTGTTAAAGAGCGGGTCAGCGTTCTGCGGTGGGCTGCGTCGTGCTGATGCCTCAAACAATACTTGCGGTATTAATACAAAGCAATACTCTAGGTATTAAAAATAATATCAATCATATTAAATTGCTGAAATCTGGAGATATTTAGTTTTGTGCGGTATTGGTTGAAATCTGACCTTTTGAGAAAAAAGATACAAAAAAACCGGCTCAGCGGCCGGTTCTGGAGTTGTGGTTGCTTAAACTAAAAGCATCATGGTTTGAACTGCAACGCCGATTACTCGGCAGTTCCCATTGATTTTGATACGCTGCTGATGGGATGGGTTTAGCGGTTGCAGATATTTCTGCCCTAACCCCTCATCGACCACATACTTTTTGAAGGTAGCTTCGTTAGCATCGGT
This portion of the Erwinia sp. E602 genome encodes:
- the kwaA gene encoding anti-phage protein KwaA, producing MRNRTGLKYALYILSLWLLFISLFIMSYDKKFFSSALNYFNDRDAMILLSKITPKNIVFASSFIMILAGIFIFLYLLFSFRAGWSVACTVSDVKNESHEHLEFLTTYVMPLVFTDVNSKRTMLNLLIMIVAIGMIYVKTNRFYSNPSLALLGFRIFRAKIHDRGAKEFVIICHGEIDDSSTIRYIRLDNNTCLAKIT
- a CDS encoding Kiwa anti-phage protein KwaB-like domain-containing protein, with product MFTAIDNIVNSVNLSGEAYFVADSQGQLNAYRVALEPGAERKLTLSFSQSLIRDVINPNVGQNALPLVSSLLNRDKQVHEYDHLAINYLPPALAMMANVLNFGVNNAPPVFDFAQQDLSSVKGIIYYLSDGQGNDVVVYQHKYPISLHKKTKLSYFSANGRTLDEVSHDSIDINGNVDFFYFNNKYYALNISLLERAYGLEQVINNLAANATPHIIALNILDVAGQQNPLDIFNDMHKNRNFMRRLATTANSPLLQNGTVTIASIQTLIQNFPVLGRNIIFNQTGLIELSSQKQKLYFIRLLNNEASFTALNQEPFLAVGKDSAA
- a CDS encoding HD family hydrolase translates to MTWINTLSGQHFRFTDTDPATISIEDIAAALSNLCRFTGHLEQFYSVAQHSVHVSLLVPREFALEALLHDAAEAYCGDVSSPLKALLPDYRAVERRVDQLIRDKFGLPAAMSTPVKYADLIMLATERRDFDMDDGTPWPVLEGIPCADFIVAPLTPRQARVLFLQRFNELKGDIL
- a CDS encoding ANR family transcriptional regulator; translated protein: MPLPNDAAQLAAETERSGDFAEAAHQWLQAARQPAGQNIKWCRRRAVFCAGVARRAAIKDPQ
- a CDS encoding ATP-binding protein; amino-acid sequence: MGIPVLILGESGSGKSASMMKLNPDEGFLVNPENKRLPFKSKGWQPRDFTARTGNVFHTDLAADLVTIINFARRAGKKYVVIDDFQYVMGNSFMRRRSEKSFEKFTEIGGGAWDVVKAAQHAEDDLIVYFLAHTEETAAGRIKMKTIGKMLDEKITVEGMFTIALRTQVTDGRYQFTTQSDGTDPVKSPIGLFDSFQIDNDLNAIDAAIRDYYELN
- the exoX gene encoding exodeoxyribonuclease X, with the protein product MTTLRIIDTETTSLEGGVCEIASVDIIDGVICNPMSDYVKPPEPISIAAMALHHITEADVADAPPIDAVIDRYLGADVYVAHNARFDRSKLPQITAPWICTMKLSRKLWPELESHGNQFMRYHLGVNANVPEGLHAHRALYDCYVTAAVLIEINRHARFTIAQMREISSLPSLLHAIRFGKHKGETFEKIGATDQKYVRWCLENMDLDEDQRFTFQHYLKRPGG